CTCGATATACGCGGCCAGGTCTTCGGCCAGGCGCTTGGTGAGCGTGGTGACCAGCGTGCGCTGGCCGGCCTGCGCCCGCTCCTGAATCTGCTGCAGCAGGTCGGGCACCTGGCCGCGGGCGGCGCGGACCTCGATCTGCGGATCGAGCAATCCGGTCGGGCGGATGATCTGCTCGACAATCTCGCCTTCGCACTTCTGCAGCTCATACGGCCCGGGCGTGGCGCTGACGAACAGCACCTGGTTCCACATGCTCTCGAACTCGTCGAACTTCATCGGGCGGTTGTCGAGGCAGCTTGGCAGGCGGAATCCGTGCTCCACCAGCACCGTCTTGCGGGCCCGGTCGCCGTTGTACATGGCGCCGATCTGCGGAACGGTGGCGTGCGATTCGTCGATGATCAGCAGAAAATCCTTCGGGAAGTAATCGACCAGCGTGTACGGCTTGGCCCCTGCCGCGGTCGCGTTCAGGTGCCGCGTGTAATTCTCGATGCCGCTGCAGTAGCCCACTTCCTGCAGCATCTCCATGTCGTACTTGGTGCGCGCGATCAACCGCTGCGCTTCCAGCAGCTTGCCGTGATGCCGTAGCTGCATGACGCGCTCGTCCAGCTCTTCCTGGATCGTCTGCAGCGCCCGCTCCAGGTTGTCCTCGGGCAGCACGTAGTGCACCGCCGGATAGATGAACACGTCGCGGCGCTTTTGAAGCAGATTGCCGGTCAGCGGGTGAATCAGCGAGATGGCCTCGACGTCATCGCCGAAAAACTCAATGCGGATGGCGAATTCTTCGTGGGCCGGGTGGATCTCGACCACGTCGCCTCGAACCCGGAACTTGCCGCGCATCAGCTCGATGTCGCTGCGGTCGTATTGCAGGCGCACCAGCGACCGCAGCAGCTCATCGCGGTCCAGCGGCTCGCCGATCGCCACCCGAATCACGCTGGCCTTGTACTCGTCCGGCGAACCGAGGCCGAAAATGCACGAGACGCTGGCGACGACAACCACGTCGCGGCGGCTGACGATGGAGCTGGTCGCGGCCAGGCGCAGACGGTCCAGGTCATCGTTGCGCGACGAATCCTTCTCGATATAGATGTCGCGCTGCGGGATGTAGGCCTCGGGCTGGTAGTAGTCGTAGTAGCTGACGAAATACTCGACCGCGTTGTGCGGCATCAACTCCCTGAACTCTTCGTAGAGCTGGGCCGCCAGCGTCTTGTTGTGCGACAGCACCAGAGCCGGCCGGTTCAGCCGCGCGATCACATGCGCCATCGAAAATGTCTTTCCGGAGCCGGTGACGCCGAGCAATGTCTGAAAGCGCTTGCCGGCCGCGAACTCCGTGGAGAGCTTCTCAATCGCCTGCGGCTGGTCGCCGCGCGGCTCGAACGGGCTGACGATTCGAAAGTCGTTCATGCTCAACCTGCGTTGAAATTCCAACTCTCGCATATGATAAGGCGTAGACCGGGTTGTTTGGTGTGCGTACGCGTCTACGATCTGCACGCGCCAATACGCGCGTGCTCTGATCGACGCGGTTGCACAAACGGGCCACCGACCTTGCGTAACGCTTCCGACTGGCAGACAAGCCTTCTGCGTCGTCTGGCGAGCGGCATCGCCCACGACCTCAATAATCTC
The genomic region above belongs to Phycisphaerae bacterium RAS1 and contains:
- the uvrB gene encoding UvrABC system protein B; the encoded protein is MNDFRIVSPFEPRGDQPQAIEKLSTEFAAGKRFQTLLGVTGSGKTFSMAHVIARLNRPALVLSHNKTLAAQLYEEFRELMPHNAVEYFVSYYDYYQPEAYIPQRDIYIEKDSSRNDDLDRLRLAATSSIVSRRDVVVVASVSCIFGLGSPDEYKASVIRVAIGEPLDRDELLRSLVRLQYDRSDIELMRGKFRVRGDVVEIHPAHEEFAIRIEFFGDDVEAISLIHPLTGNLLQKRRDVFIYPAVHYVLPEDNLERALQTIQEELDERVMQLRHHGKLLEAQRLIARTKYDMEMLQEVGYCSGIENYTRHLNATAAGAKPYTLVDYFPKDFLLIIDESHATVPQIGAMYNGDRARKTVLVEHGFRLPSCLDNRPMKFDEFESMWNQVLFVSATPGPYELQKCEGEIVEQIIRPTGLLDPQIEVRAARGQVPDLLQQIQERAQAGQRTLVTTLTKRLAEDLAAYIEKAGLRGRYLHSEIDTLERVEILRELRLGQFDVLVGVNLLREGLDLPEVSLVAILDADKEGFLRSETSLIQMIGRCARNVNALVILYADRVTPSMQRAIDETSRRREIQSKYNQEHGITPESVRRAVRLGLLSEVAAMRRVREAVAADEGDYDRDELIAELEKEMLQAAEELDFEKAASVRDHIKRLKESPELRVAAGDARPAAAPAAKAAASRKSQRSGKRRL